GTGAAGAAGTTCTGCATCCTCCAATACTTCAGCGATAGCTGCAGATTCATCTGGCATATCATCAAGCCAGCTCTTTTCGTTTCCGTCAGAGTCATTTACAGTATTGTCGAGAGAAAGCTGATCGCCAGCTTTGGCATAAGGACAGGTTAAACAATCCATGTCACATAAGTAGCGTTTGCTTGCAGGGCAGACACAGCGGCCATGTTCCTGCTGACGCTTGCGATAGGCGTTGATGTCACGGTAGTAGTTCGTGTAGAACTCCTTGTTGACATCCACCCAGCTTTTGGATTCCTTGATGTAGATACGATACTCTTTACTCTGATTGTCTTTGTTTGCCATTCGATTTTCTCCTTTCGGCATTTGAACCGAAGCGGAGATAACCGATATGGCTGCCAGTGTTTTTCATAAGATGGTCACCTCATGCGGATAACTCCGCTTCTTTCCGGTGACCAGCCGTTCGTAAGCTGGCAACTCTATTAATAATGTTCTCTTGTTCATCAACTACGAACACACCACGTGGCCACGAAGATGGTGAGTTGATGAACAAGTCAGACTGGTTAACGTCTTGTCCGAGACGAGTTTTTAATAACTATCTTAAATATGCCAGATTTCAAAATAAAAACCTCAGACATGCCTATGTCCGTTTTTAGGAATAATGAGATGATTGATGGAACGGATAATGATTGAAAATCCTGGATTTACAAAAGAAAAGACCGGACATATACATGTCCGGCTACCTAAAAACAAATATGAACGAATAGTAAATTTTCTAAGAAAAATAATAACAAATATAAGCAAATAACAAGAAACTGCTTGTTTTTGCTGGCGAAAATGACTATAATATTATTGGGTAATTATATCTATACGTAACTTCGAGAGGTGAAATATGGAAGATAAGTTGAATGATAAATGGATAAACATTGAAGAAGCTGCTGAATACCTAGGTGTCAAGCCGGTGACGCTCCGAGGATGGATACGTAATGATAAAGGAATACCAGCACACAAAATCGGGAAGCAATGGAAGTTTAAATGTTCTGAACTTGATGTGTGGGTTAAAAGTGGAAAAAGCGCTATCGAGTAATTGAGACAGTAAATAAAATACAAGGAGATTCTGGCAATGGCAGTAAAGAAAACAGAGCTATATAGCTCCCTTTGGGCGAGCTGCGATGCATTGCGCGGAGGCATGGATGCATCACAATATAAGGATTACATACTTACACTTTTATTTATGAAGTATGTAACTGATAAATACAAAGGACAGAAATACGGAGATTTGACGGTTTTTGATAAGGCAAATGATCCGAATCCTGACCCTGAGAAAAGAACAGGCTGTTCTTTTGATGATTTTATAGCACTTAAAAATAAGAAGAACATTGGTGAAGGTATAGATAAGATTATAGCTCGCCTAGCTGAAGTAAACGAAGGGTTGAAGGGCGTTATAGATATTGCTCATTTTAATGATGAAGCAAAAATAGGTAAAGACAAAGAGATGGTTGATAAGCTTACTAAGCTTATTGCAATTTTTCAGCGTCCTGAACTTGATTTTTCAAAGAACAAAGTAGAAGGCGACGATATTATTGGTGACGCTTACGAATATTTGATGCGTAACTTTGCGTCTGAAAGTGGAAAGAGTAAGGGACAATTCTACACTCCGGCAGAGGTATCTCGAATTCTTGCAAAAATTATCGGTATCGATAAGTGTACAGACCATGATGCAACCGTATGCGATCCGGCTTGTGGAAGTGGATCTTTGTTAATCAGAGCATTAGCAGAAGCTCCTTTTGAAATTTCAGGCTATGGTCAGGAAAAAGATGGTTCTACAGCTGGTTTGGCAAAGATGAATGCGGTTCTTCATAATAAAGCTACAATTAGAATTATGGCAGGAAACACATTCTCAGATCCGCAGTTTATGAAAACTGATAATCCATCAGAACTTGAGCGATTTAATTATATTGTGGCAAACCCTCCATTCTCTCTTAAAAACTGGTCCGATGGGTTAAAAGAGTTTGGGCGATTTTCTGGATATGGGGATAGACCACCTGAAAAGAATGGTGATTACGCTTGGTTAATGCACATTTTGAAAACCCTGAAGTCTACTGGTAAAGCAGCAGTAATTCTTCCTCATGGAGTATTGTTTAGAGGAAATGCTGAAGCAACTATCAGACAGACAATTGTTGATAAAGGCTGGATTAAAGGAATTATCAGCTTGCCTCCAAACTTATTTTACGGAACGGGTATTCCTGCTTGCATTCTCGTAATTGATAAAGAAGGTGCGGAAAACCGCGCTGGTATATTTATGATTGATGCAGGCAAGGGCTATGTAAAAGATGGAAGCAAGAACAGACTCCGTGAACAGGATATTTATCGTATTGTAACTACTTTTAATGAGCAGATTACAACAGATCCTAAATATGCTCGTTTTGTACCAAACAAAGAAATTAAGGAAAAGAATGGGTACAACTTAAATATTTCTCGTTACATTGATTCTTCTGCCCCGGAAGATATTCAGGATATCTATGCGCATATTCATGGTGGTATACCAGCAGCGGATATTGATGCACTAGAACGTTTCTGGACTGCATTCCCGACTCTGAAGAATGAACTTTTTGGTGTGTTTAGTGAAGGATACTATAAGCTGAATGTAGAAGAAGATGTGATTCGTCAGACAACATACTCTAACGCAGAATTTGCTGTTTATGGAGAAATGATTGATGAAGTATTCGCAAATTGGAAGTCTTACGCAGATTCTAAACTTAAGAATTTGAAGGCTGGCGTGTCTGCAAAAGAACTGATTATTGAATTGGCTCAAGCTATATTGAAAGAGTTTGAGAGCCTTTCACTTATTAATAAATATGATGTATATCAGGTACTTCTTGCTTACTGGAATGAAGTGCTTAGTGATGATGTTTCTATGATTATCTCCGACGAAGCTGGTTATGGCGTTGCAAGAGAAACAGAAAACATTATGAAAGAAACAAAGAAAAAAGATGATGATGGAAATCAGGAATTGAAAGTTGCAGGATGGGAAGGAAAACTTATTCCCAAAGCGCTTATTATTTCCGAACTTTTCCCGGAAGAGAAAAAAGCGATGGATGACCTTGTTGATTTTGTTGTAGAAACAGATTCTCGTCTTATGTCTTTAGTTGAAGAATCTGCAGAGGATTCCGTTTTGTCCGATGTGGCTGAAGGTGGAAAAGTTAAGAGCAAGGATATCCAAGAAAAGATGGATGAAATCATGAGCCATGTTCATACTCCACTGATTGATGGACTAGTCAAATTACAGGGCATGCTTCCTATGAAGAAAAAGGAGTATGTGGATTATATTAGTAACAATATTATTCTTGAAGTGGCTTATACAGAAAAAGGTACTGTGACAAAGACATCCGTTTCATATGCATTGGCAATGGCACGCGCAGAAGCACCAGCTCCGGAAGCATATGCAGATGATTATGCAGAGTTGAAAGCTGCGTTTGAATTAGCTAAGAAGTCCGAAGAATCAACAAAGCTTATCAAGGAGATGGATAAAGAACTTGACGAGAAGGCTCGTGAGAGATATGCAACTTTAACAGACGATGAAATCATAGATTTACTGGTAAATAAAAAATGGTATTACACCATCGGTACAGGTATTAATGATTTGTATGCAGCAATCTCCCATCAGCTTGCAGACCGCATTATTGAACTTTCTAAACGTTATGAAAATACTCTTCCTGATCTTATGAAGCAGACTGCTGACTATGAGGCAAAGGTCAAGAGTCATCTGGAGAGGATGGGCTTCAAATGGTAAAAGAATTAAAACATACGGAGATTGGTGATATTCCAGTAGACTGGGAACTCCAAACATTTGACGAAACGTTTAGGGTGATATCCAATAATACTCTGTCACGTGAAAATTTAAATAATCGTGGTGGAGCTGTAAGAAATATTCATTATGGTGATATTTTAACAAAGTTTCCGGAAGTATTGGATTGTAACGAAGAAGAAATTCCATACGTAAATGAGTTATCTCTGTTATCTTCATCGACTCAATTACTTCAGGACGGTGACATTGTTGTTGCAGATACGGCAGAGGACGAAACTGTTGGAAAAGTTATTGAGGTACAGAATCTCGGTGATAGTAAACTTGTTGCAGGACTTCATACCATTCCATGTAGAGTGAAAAAAGGTGATTTTGCTCCGGGGTGGTTAGGATATTACATGAATTCTGATTTATTTCACAATCAAATATTGCCATATATAACAGGTATAAAAGTGTCATCAATATCAAAAGGAGCTATTTCAGAGACATTGATATTGGTACCTCCATTTGATGAACAGGAGAAAATAGTACAATCATTAAATAAAATACAGTTATTAATGACATCAGAAACAAAAGTTGTAAATAAGATAAAGCTTGTTAAAAATGGATGTTTATCGAAAATGTTTCCACAAAAGGATGACACAGTTCCAGAAATGCGTTTGCCAGGATTTACTGAAGCTTGGGAACAGCGTAAGTTGGGTGATGAAGCAACCGAAATGTTAGCAGGCGGAGATATCGACAAAAGTAGAGTTGTTGAAAATGGTCAATATCCAATATATGCAAATGCGTTAACAAACGATGGTATCGTTGGATATTACGATGATTATTATCGAGTAAAAGCTCCTGCTGTAACAGTTACTGGTAGAGGTGATGTAGGGCATGCACAAGCGAGAATAGATGATTTTACGCCTGTTGTAAGATTGCTTGCCATTCGTTCAGAACATGATGTTTATTTTTTAGAGAATGCAATAAATAAACATGTTGTAATTGTTGAGTCAACAGGAGTTCCGCAACTAACTGTACCACAGTTGGGGAATTATATAATCTCATTTCCTACAACAACCGAGGAAGAGATTAAAATCGGAAGCTATTTCCACAATCTCGACCACCTCATCTCTCTTCATCAGTGTAAGTGTGATAAATATTCGAATATTAAAAAAGGTATGATGAGCGACTTGCTTACAGGGAAAATACGATTAGTTTAGGAGGAATGTACGCATGAGTATTGGCGACACAGAAAGAGCTACCCAAGATCGTGTGGTTAGCTTCTTTAAGGATAGAGATATCCTTGATTATGAATACGTAGGCAATTTAAAAGATGCCGCAAACAAGAACATCCGTGAAGACCGTCTTCGTGCGTACTTGCGCCTTAGCGGTTACAGCCAGAAATTGATTGACGGAGCTGTTTCTGAACTGGTAAAAGCAGCAGATGATATGACACATGGTTTGTACGATGCAAATCATAAAGTCTATTCTCTTTTGAAGTATGGTGCCAAGGTAAAGGAAACAGCCGATGGAGCACCAAAGACGGTTTATTTCATGGATGTGGAAACACCTACAAATAACGACTTTGCGATTGCCGAGGAAGTTACAGTAGTTGGTCGTCAGGAAAAAAGACCAGACCTTGTAATTTATGTGAATGGTATTGCGATGGCGGTCATTGAATTGAAGAAAAGTAGTGTATCTGTTTCTAATGGTATTCGTCAGAATTTGACAAATCAGAAAGATGGATTTATCGCTCCATTCTTTACGACGATGCAGTTTTGTATGGCCGGTAATGAAATAGAAGGTTTGCGCTATGGAACAATTCAGACCAAAGAGAAATATTATATGGAATGGAAACCAGATGGATTCCATGAAAATGAGGATGAGCGTGACCCAGAGGATGCACGCATCATGGCTTATTGCGAAAAACTGGACAACCTTCTTTTACAGCAGATTTACCAGATGTTCGATAAAAAGCGTTTTATTGACCTTATTGAAAACTTTGTTGTGTATGACAAGGGAATCAAGAAGGTGTGCCGATACAATCAGTTCTATGGTATCAAGCGTACACAAAGGCGATTGGCAAAACAGCACGGTGGTATTATTTGGCATACTCAAGGTAGTGGAAAAACACTTACTATGGTTTGGCTTTCAAAATGGATTCTTGCAAATTGTGAAGAAGAGGATCCTCGTGTGCTTATCGTTACAGACCGAGACGAGCTGGATGAACAGATAGAAAAAACTTATATCGGTGTTGATGAAAAGATCACCAGAACCAAGAGTTGCGATGACTTGCTTCAGAAATTAAATTCTTATGATGATTCATTGTTGTGTTCATTGGTGCATAAGTTTGGCCGTCGTGGTGGTGAAGCCACAGAATCTGATTATGATAAGTATATTGATGAGTTGAAAAAAGCACTCCCTGCAGATTTTAAGGCAAAGGGTAAAATTTTTGTATTTGTAGATGAGTGTCACAGAACTCAGTCTGGTAAATTACATGCAGCAATGCAGGCAATTATGCCGGAAGCTATCTTTATTGGTTTCACTGGTACACCATTATTAAAGAAAGATAAGAAGACAAGTATCGAAGTTTTTGGAACATACATCCATAGCTATAAGTACAATGAAGCGGTTAAAGATGGTGTTGTACTGGATTTGAGATATGAATATAGAGATATTCCGCAGGATATTACAGTCCATGATAGGATTGACCAGTGGTTTGATGTTAAGACTCGTACTCTTTCAAGCAGAGCAAAGGCAAAACTAAAAGAGAAATGGGCAAGCATGCAGAAGATTTATAGCTCACGTTCAAGACTTGAGCGCGTTGCTTGGGACATCATTCAGGATTTCGACTTGAAGCCTCGTCTGATGGATGGTAATGGAAATGCTATTCTTGTAGCTGATTCCATTTATACTGCATGTAAGTATTATGAAATCTTCCAGCAGCGTGGGTTTAAGAAATGTGCAATCATTTCATCCTACACACCACAAGCAGGAGATCTCAGAACAGATACTGTAAGTGCTGATGACGAAACAGAGACTTTTGAAAAATACGAGATTTATCTTCGCATGTTAGGCTTTGACCCTGACAACCTTCCGGAGAAAGTTTCAATTCAGAAGAAAGTGGAAGATTTTGAGAAAGAGGTAAAGGAAAAGTTTGTCAATGAACCTGCAAATATGAAGTTGCTTATTGTAGTTGATAAGCTTCTCACAGGATTTGATGCACCTCCTTGTACATATCTTTATATTGATAAGAGCATGCAAGACCACGGTTTATTCCAAGCGATCTGTCGTGTAAATAGACTGGATGGTGATACCAAGGAATTTGGTTATATTGTGGATTACAAGCAGCTTTTTGGAAATTTAAAAAATGCTATGGATAAGTACACATCTGGAGCATTTGAGAACTATGCCCCTGAAGATGTAGATGGACTTCTTAAAGATAGAGGTGATGAGGCTATTAAACATTTCAAAGATATTTACGAAGAGCTAGAAGAATTATGCGAGGGTGTCGAAGCTCCGAAAGAAGATTTGCAGTATCTTCACTATTTCTGCGGCGTTTCCGGCATGAGCGAAGACATGGATGAAATCTATGCTCGCCTTCGTGAAAAATTATATAAACTCGTAAGCAGTTTAGTTCGTGCTTATGCTGAAGCAAAGCAGTATATGGTTGATATTTGTTCTGCAACAGAACTTAATGCTTATGAGAATAAAGTACATTTCTATATTGAGTTAAAGCAAACTATCGGAAATAAGAGCGGCGACTTCTTAGATTTTAAGGCATATGAACCGGATATGCGAAAGCTTATTGATAATTACATCATGGCTTCTGATAGTATCAAAATTGGTGAATTTGATGACCTAACACTTCTCGATTTCGTAATGGATCAAGGTGAAACGATGACCGGAGAAGATACGCCTTCAGGTCAGAAAGAAGGTGCGGCGGAAGCAATTGAAAACAATATCCGTCGTAAAATGGTAGAAAAGGTAACTGTAAATCCAAAATACTATGAAAAGATGTCAGCGATTTTGGATAAACTGATTCAAGATAGACAGAAGGGCGTTTTGTCCTATAAGGAACTTCTTGATGAATATATTAAACTCGCAAAGAATGTTGACCATCCGGAAGAAAATGAAGACTATCCTGAAAGCGTGAGATATAGTAAGGCCATGCAAGCATTATATGATAATGTTGGCGGGGATGAAGTGTTGGCTATTGAACTTCATAAAGCTGTTATGAATAGTAAAATGAGTGGTTTTCGTGGGGATTCAATCAAGGAAAGAAGAATCAAGAGAGCGTTGTTTGCAATTCTCAATGATGATGCAGAGGTTGAACGTCTGTATAAGATTATTGAGAAGCAGGAGGAATATTAATAGATGAGAATTGTGATTTCGGGCATACCGATCGATATTCAAAAAAAGAATATTAAGAATATGCACCTTCAGATAAAACCGCCTGATGGACATGTTGTTATTTCGGCACCATTATCAATGGATGATAAGGCAATCGAGGTGTATGCTCGAACCAATCTCAGTTGGATAAAAAAACAAATTGAGAAGTTCCAGCAACAACCAAGAAGTGCTAAGCGGCAGTATGTTAGCGGTGAAACTATGTACATCTGGGGCAAACAGTATTACTTATCCTTTGTACCAGATGCTCAAAAGAACAGCTTTGAAATTCAAGGAGATAAAGTAATTCTCTCAATGAGAGAAGATAGTACGGTTAAGCAACGAGAAAACTATGTGCGTGAACAGTATCGTAGCTTACTAAAAGTTGAGATAGAAAGACTTCTTCCTAAATGGGAACAAATTACTGAGCTTCACTGTGAGTCGTGGCAAACAAAATATATGGTTACGCGTTGGGGAACCTGTAACACTGAAAAAAAGAAGCTGTGGTTTAATCTGCAGTTGGCCCAGAAACCTATTGAATGTTTAGAATATGTTATTTTACATGAATTGATTCATCTGAGGGAACGTACACATAATTCGACATTTATTGCATATATGGACATGTATATGAAAAACTGGAGAGCAGTACGAAAAGAATTGAATGATTCAAGACTAGACTATTATGATGCTCAGGATGAGAGTCCTTTGCAAAAATTGATCGACCAAAGAAGATATGATGAGATAAAAGACGCTGTTCTTGATTATATGACGGAAAAAGTGAAAGAGAATAAAGCTACACTATCAGACATCGAAATCCAAAATGTAGTCCATATTGAACAGGTAGATGATGGTGCGATTAGCTTTTCTGTAATCGTTAGTTGTGATATCGAACATTCTATATCTTCAACGGGTAGGGTTTCGTTTACTGAAAAATGGCTTGATGTAAGGTGTAAAGTTCTTTTAGGCGTGGAACTAACAGATTTTGAAATTATAAATATTAATGAATGTGAGCAACAGGAAGATTCAGATAATGACAAGTATTCCGGTGAATTGGTACCGATTATTTCAAGAGATGCTTTTGAAAATGAAGCTACAAAATTCCTGGAGAAATATTATCCTTTGGCTTTACAGGAACCGGTAGCTGTTCCTATTAGAAAGATTGCAGAGGACATGGGTCTTTCGATTATAGAAGATTCGTTGCTTTCATCAGAACTTGATATTTTTGGTTTGGTTGTTTTTGAAGACGGAAATATTAAGGATAAAAACAAGAATATTGTTATCAGAAATGCCAAACGTGGAACAGTTTTGATAGATCCTCGTGTATATTATGAACGAACCTTAGGTACTGTGAACTTTACCATTGCGCATGAGTGCTTCCATTGGTATAGGCATCAACCGTATCATGCTTTGATGAAGATGCTTGGAGCAAATGATGAATTAGGGAAAATAATACAGTGTTCTATAGGTAGCAATGCAAAAGATTCAGAAAAGTGGAAGGCTGTGGATTGGATGGAGTGGCAAGCTAATGGAGTTGCTCCACATATCTTGATGCCAACAAATACAGCAAAAATAAAAATTTCAGAACTCATAGAAAAATACCATATTCATTTTGATGGTACAGATGGTTATCAAATCGAGGAAATGATTTCAGAATTAGCTGATTTCTATGGATTATCAAAACAGGCAGTTAAGATGCGCATAAGAGAAATGGGCTTTGCAAAAGTTGATGGTGCATTTACATATGTTAATGGACAATATGTTACTCCATTTTCATTTGATGCATCAGCCTTGACGGATAATCAATCGTTCACAATATCCTCAGCTGATTTATTTAAGGCGTATTGTTTAAATAAAGACTTTAGAAAAGCCATTGATACAGGAAAGTTTGTTTATGTTGAGGGCCATGTTTGCCTTGATGATGAGAAGTATATCATACATTCAGAGGGGCGAGTAAAACTTACACAGTATGCTTTATCTCACATTGATGAATGCTGTCTTGCTTTTGATAAGGGATATAGTTATCAGTCGAAGTATCAGGGACAAAAATACTATGTCCAAATGATGTACAAGACGCCGAGTCAGGTGGCAGCACAAGAATACTCATTTGAGATGAATGCTCACAACAGAACATTGTTATCTCAAATCCAGAGAGCAAGTCGAAGCGCTGATGCAATGAGATTATATCCGGGAGCCTTCTCTGAAACATTGGTACAGCTTATGAAAGAGAAAAAGCTTTCTAATAAGAAATTAGCAGATGCCTCATTGGTGGGCGAACGTACAATACAGAGATTAAGAAATGAGGAAGAATATCCCACAACAGTTCAAACGGTTTTGGGATTGTGTTACGGATTACAGCTTTCAGTGCCTGAAGCAGAAATGTTGGTCGGGAAAACCGATTTCAATATAAAGCCAACTAATCCACAAAATAATGCTTATAGATGCGTATTAAGCTCATGTGCCGAGAATAGCATATATGAGGTTAATGAGATGTTAGAATCTTGTGGATTTGAGCCACTTGGTAGTTCAAAAATGGGATAATGCATAAGGAGGTACTTTATTAAATGCAATACGATTGGATAGATTTTTACACAGAGTTTGCTACTAAGCTTCTTCCTTTTAAAACTGATAGAAAGACCCTTATTCAGAAAATATATGCGGTGTATGACGCAGCTGGAATTAGTGTTCCGAAACTTGAAAGTGGCGATGTGATTATTGATGTTGATCCGTTCACCATCTTTGGCACATTCAACAAGGGAATAACAAATGCTAATAGAATTGCTATTCTTAACGGGATAGCATCAGAGTTTGGGATTGCTACACATGTTCCGAGTATTTTTGATGGAATTCCGGTTCTCAATAATCTGAAAGCAACATTCTATGGATTTAAAGATGATAGAAAAGCAGGTGATATTGATAATTTGTGGAGCTTGTTTGAAACTGCTCTTGTACTTGCCGATAATGACACAGCAGATAACCGCCGGAAATTTTCTGACGTTTATGATATGGTACATGATCAGCTTTGCATTCGCTGGAATATTACGATGGGTCTGTATTGGATTCGTCCTTATTCATTTATTAACCTGGATTCCAGAAATCGCTGGTTTATAGCTAATGCTCAGAATATGCCGGGTGAATTTGTTGTGGCCGCTGAGAAGAAGTTGAAGAAAGTTCCATATGCAGCAGATTATCTTGAAATAAGGGATCTGTGTAAAAAAGTTCTGGATGCGGGTCAATATGAATACAAGAGCTTCCCGGATTTATCCTATACGGCATGGATTGTCTCTGAGAAAGTAAATCA
This sequence is a window from Coprococcus eutactus. Protein-coding genes within it:
- a CDS encoding helix-turn-helix transcriptional regulator, with the protein product MANKDNQSKEYRIYIKESKSWVDVNKEFYTNYYRDINAYRKRQQEHGRCVCPASKRYLCDMDCLTCPYAKAGDQLSLDNTVNDSDGNEKSWLDDMPDESAAIAEVLEDAELLHALYAKLNELDPEGRLICQLIMQGKSERDCGKEMGLSRNTFVYRRDKLFKKLRSELKDYI
- a CDS encoding helix-turn-helix domain-containing protein, with amino-acid sequence MEDKLNDKWINIEEAAEYLGVKPVTLRGWIRNDKGIPAHKIGKQWKFKCSELDVWVKSGKSAIE
- a CDS encoding type I restriction-modification system subunit M, which translates into the protein MAVKKTELYSSLWASCDALRGGMDASQYKDYILTLLFMKYVTDKYKGQKYGDLTVFDKANDPNPDPEKRTGCSFDDFIALKNKKNIGEGIDKIIARLAEVNEGLKGVIDIAHFNDEAKIGKDKEMVDKLTKLIAIFQRPELDFSKNKVEGDDIIGDAYEYLMRNFASESGKSKGQFYTPAEVSRILAKIIGIDKCTDHDATVCDPACGSGSLLIRALAEAPFEISGYGQEKDGSTAGLAKMNAVLHNKATIRIMAGNTFSDPQFMKTDNPSELERFNYIVANPPFSLKNWSDGLKEFGRFSGYGDRPPEKNGDYAWLMHILKTLKSTGKAAVILPHGVLFRGNAEATIRQTIVDKGWIKGIISLPPNLFYGTGIPACILVIDKEGAENRAGIFMIDAGKGYVKDGSKNRLREQDIYRIVTTFNEQITTDPKYARFVPNKEIKEKNGYNLNISRYIDSSAPEDIQDIYAHIHGGIPAADIDALERFWTAFPTLKNELFGVFSEGYYKLNVEEDVIRQTTYSNAEFAVYGEMIDEVFANWKSYADSKLKNLKAGVSAKELIIELAQAILKEFESLSLINKYDVYQVLLAYWNEVLSDDVSMIISDEAGYGVARETENIMKETKKKDDDGNQELKVAGWEGKLIPKALIISELFPEEKKAMDDLVDFVVETDSRLMSLVEESAEDSVLSDVAEGGKVKSKDIQEKMDEIMSHVHTPLIDGLVKLQGMLPMKKKEYVDYISNNIILEVAYTEKGTVTKTSVSYALAMARAEAPAPEAYADDYAELKAAFELAKKSEESTKLIKEMDKELDEKARERYATLTDDEIIDLLVNKKWYYTIGTGINDLYAAISHQLADRIIELSKRYENTLPDLMKQTADYEAKVKSHLERMGFKW
- a CDS encoding restriction endonuclease subunit S, yielding MVKELKHTEIGDIPVDWELQTFDETFRVISNNTLSRENLNNRGGAVRNIHYGDILTKFPEVLDCNEEEIPYVNELSLLSSSTQLLQDGDIVVADTAEDETVGKVIEVQNLGDSKLVAGLHTIPCRVKKGDFAPGWLGYYMNSDLFHNQILPYITGIKVSSISKGAISETLILVPPFDEQEKIVQSLNKIQLLMTSETKVVNKIKLVKNGCLSKMFPQKDDTVPEMRLPGFTEAWEQRKLGDEATEMLAGGDIDKSRVVENGQYPIYANALTNDGIVGYYDDYYRVKAPAVTVTGRGDVGHAQARIDDFTPVVRLLAIRSEHDVYFLENAINKHVVIVESTGVPQLTVPQLGNYIISFPTTTEEEIKIGSYFHNLDHLISLHQCKCDKYSNIKKGMMSDLLTGKIRLV
- a CDS encoding type I restriction endonuclease subunit R, which encodes MSIGDTERATQDRVVSFFKDRDILDYEYVGNLKDAANKNIREDRLRAYLRLSGYSQKLIDGAVSELVKAADDMTHGLYDANHKVYSLLKYGAKVKETADGAPKTVYFMDVETPTNNDFAIAEEVTVVGRQEKRPDLVIYVNGIAMAVIELKKSSVSVSNGIRQNLTNQKDGFIAPFFTTMQFCMAGNEIEGLRYGTIQTKEKYYMEWKPDGFHENEDERDPEDARIMAYCEKLDNLLLQQIYQMFDKKRFIDLIENFVVYDKGIKKVCRYNQFYGIKRTQRRLAKQHGGIIWHTQGSGKTLTMVWLSKWILANCEEEDPRVLIVTDRDELDEQIEKTYIGVDEKITRTKSCDDLLQKLNSYDDSLLCSLVHKFGRRGGEATESDYDKYIDELKKALPADFKAKGKIFVFVDECHRTQSGKLHAAMQAIMPEAIFIGFTGTPLLKKDKKTSIEVFGTYIHSYKYNEAVKDGVVLDLRYEYRDIPQDITVHDRIDQWFDVKTRTLSSRAKAKLKEKWASMQKIYSSRSRLERVAWDIIQDFDLKPRLMDGNGNAILVADSIYTACKYYEIFQQRGFKKCAIISSYTPQAGDLRTDTVSADDETETFEKYEIYLRMLGFDPDNLPEKVSIQKKVEDFEKEVKEKFVNEPANMKLLIVVDKLLTGFDAPPCTYLYIDKSMQDHGLFQAICRVNRLDGDTKEFGYIVDYKQLFGNLKNAMDKYTSGAFENYAPEDVDGLLKDRGDEAIKHFKDIYEELEELCEGVEAPKEDLQYLHYFCGVSGMSEDMDEIYARLREKLYKLVSSLVRAYAEAKQYMVDICSATELNAYENKVHFYIELKQTIGNKSGDFLDFKAYEPDMRKLIDNYIMASDSIKIGEFDDLTLLDFVMDQGETMTGEDTPSGQKEGAAEAIENNIRRKMVEKVTVNPKYYEKMSAILDKLIQDRQKGVLSYKELLDEYIKLAKNVDHPEENEDYPESVRYSKAMQALYDNVGGDEVLAIELHKAVMNSKMSGFRGDSIKERRIKRALFAILNDDAEVERLYKIIEKQEEY
- a CDS encoding YgjP-like metallopeptidase domain-containing protein → MRIVISGIPIDIQKKNIKNMHLQIKPPDGHVVISAPLSMDDKAIEVYARTNLSWIKKQIEKFQQQPRSAKRQYVSGETMYIWGKQYYLSFVPDAQKNSFEIQGDKVILSMREDSTVKQRENYVREQYRSLLKVEIERLLPKWEQITELHCESWQTKYMVTRWGTCNTEKKKLWFNLQLAQKPIECLEYVILHELIHLRERTHNSTFIAYMDMYMKNWRAVRKELNDSRLDYYDAQDESPLQKLIDQRRYDEIKDAVLDYMTEKVKENKATLSDIEIQNVVHIEQVDDGAISFSVIVSCDIEHSISSTGRVSFTEKWLDVRCKVLLGVELTDFEIININECEQQEDSDNDKYSGELVPIISRDAFENEATKFLEKYYPLALQEPVAVPIRKIAEDMGLSIIEDSLLSSELDIFGLVVFEDGNIKDKNKNIVIRNAKRGTVLIDPRVYYERTLGTVNFTIAHECFHWYRHQPYHALMKMLGANDELGKIIQCSIGSNAKDSEKWKAVDWMEWQANGVAPHILMPTNTAKIKISELIEKYHIHFDGTDGYQIEEMISELADFYGLSKQAVKMRIREMGFAKVDGAFTYVNGQYVTPFSFDASALTDNQSFTISSADLFKAYCLNKDFRKAIDTGKFVYVEGHVCLDDEKYIIHSEGRVKLTQYALSHIDECCLAFDKGYSYQSKYQGQKYYVQMMYKTPSQVAAQEYSFEMNAHNRTLLSQIQRASRSADAMRLYPGAFSETLVQLMKEKKLSNKKLADASLVGERTIQRLRNEEEYPTTVQTVLGLCYGLQLSVPEAEMLVGKTDFNIKPTNPQNNAYRCVLSSCAENSIYEVNEMLESCGFEPLGSSKMG